The Halichondria panicea chromosome 10, odHalPani1.1, whole genome shotgun sequence region acatataaaaattaatatactataaaattataattataatgatactaGAAACTAagaatgtacattgtaatagTACTAGAACTTAAGAATGAAATCGTCCTTATTCTTTCTCATTTTCTTTGAGAGATTCTGAAGAGAAGTATTCTTAGTTAACTCATCAGCTGGTGGTCTCTCAGCAGGGTTTTCTGCCAGCAATAACTTCACAATTTTCGCAACATTGGGAAGGTTATCCTCAAATTTGAGAGGGAATTCCAGATTGCGCAGAGCTGATAGCACCTGTAcagccatgtgtgtgtatagtggggATGAGTGAGACAGTTTAGTAGAAGTACGAACATAGAAGAATACGAACATAATCAGACCAAGTGAAAAAAATGAAATTGctacagctatatacatgtactagctagctgtacctGGTATCTGGCCTCCATGATGTAGTGAAGCTCAAACAAGATGATACCTAGAGCAAACATGTCTGACTTCTCATCACACTTTTTCCCTTTGATTTGCTCAGGGCTCATGTACAGGAGAGTCCCAGCCTGCATGCTGCCTCTAGAGTGGCCATCAGCTGAACCATGGGTAGTATCTGCACCTGTAGGGGCTGAATACCAAATAGAGATTCAGCACAGGTTGCACTGCACCATACAGTATTGTCTGTTTATAGCTACAGCTATGCTATTGCAACATCCATGGATTATACTGTGATTACAGCACCAAAATGTGATGTGACCTGATTATACACCAACTTCGGCTATTGGTTTACGAACCTCCAAGTGGCATGGCCACTGTTCTTGCTAACCCAAAATCTCCAATTTTTAAATTGCCCTCACTCCGAGAAAAAAATATGTTAGATGGTTTCAGGTCCCTATGTACAAAGCCCTCCTTGTGAATGTACACCAGTGCTTTAAGGATCTGTATGGTAATACATTCATAGAGTAAGGCAACTAGCTACTGCATGCAAATGTAAGTGCCCAAACCTGTTTGAAGAAGCTTAGAACTTCAGTTTTATTTCGGCTCTTTTCTTCACAGTTTTTTAACAGCCAGTTGCTCAATGTGTCCTTCTTACAGAGCTCTGTCTGAATAAACAGGCAGGTTGGAGGATCAAGTGGAAGGGACGATTGGATCGACGATTGGATCGTAGCAGTTTCTAATATCTCGAACTGAGAGCGGCCAGATGGGGAGCCAGCACTATCACTGTAAAATAAAAAGCAGACAATCGATGAGAACATTACTCAATTGTTAAATTACCGAAACGAGACTACTGAGCCAGAACTGTGAGAGGTAGGTCCAAAAGCACCTTGCGAGAAGTCAGCAGAGGCAACATGTGTACTGGTGGGAGAACTTGTTGCACGGGTGGAGCTGGAAGTTGTGGACGTCAGCCCAGAAGCAACTTGCAAGAGGTCAGTAGAGACAACATGTGCGCTAGTGGAGGTGTTTGTTGTATGGGTAGAGCTGGAAGTTGTGGACGTAGACCCCCTTGCAGTTGTTACTGGGATCAGCGGGGTTGGCCTGGAGAAGAGATAGTATATACGACATCTTAGAGCTAACTATATATGGGCTGGAATACTCACAGTGAATCAGTACTCTTTAGCAAAGACCACAATTCTTTCTCTGCCCACTTGTCCGGAGCTCTCTCTTTCCATGATGTGTGGTAGCGTACAATATGGGCGTGTTCCAGCTTAGCTAAGGCCATAACCTCTCTCAGCACCTTGTCTTGCTTCTTAGGGCTATAAGGATCGAGGAAAAAGCTGGTAAAAGGCACGTGTTACATTTGACATAGACACATTTGATTCTCTATGTCATCTATGCCTTTTAATAGTTCAGCCAAAATTTCACTCACATGTCAGAGAGCCTGATTATCTTCAGTGCATATTCACTCTGATCCATAATATACTTCACATGGAACACCACACCAAAGCCTCCCTTGCCAATCGGTGGGTACTTCACCTCATACTCGTCCAATCTGTATAATAGGTGGAGGACGTACTGATCAAGCCATCAAGTAATAGATGACAAAAAAATTGTCCTAGATTTGCATTTTTACCTGCTGCAATACTGCTTtactgcagtggagcctcgaaaactatccacgttacgccctatgaacgaagCTATTAAGCAAAAtgtttgccgggtaactccctcaaaataagaaagttgtgtttcctcgagacatcatctctttcatcAAATTTATAAcgcatgagccacgtgtaagcgtgctggttatgactactacaataggtatagaccttgaagtacaagtgagttgcacggactaagcacagttacttgtagtttattatgcactgtgtgtagaaattattgtgatggccaggcgtagcgcggatgttactcgagggTACTTTCGTTTCTAATCCCTTCCAATCTATGGTTGAACCTACCTTgaggtgacatatttttgcGGGTACTAATTtatgctatttctgcgaatgagagtaaaattgcaaaaatgcTAAAGAAACACTCGAAATATCATAACTAGAGAGCGGAattagcagaatttaataccagcaaaatgcaCAAGCCGCtaacaataacaatgctgataaTAGCCTAGGAAAGGCCATGAATAACATCAGTAATAATCTTAGTCAATTAAGATTTcatagtttatacaacagcatgacTTGTGGTTGGACCAGAGGAAATCCGACAtgtgtgcacgaatcactacaactTCAGTGCAGTGTGACCTGgacgttatcacgtgaccgcaatgacatgaatgcactgaacttgtagtgatgtgtgcacgcatgtcgaacctcctctgaggtCGCCTACTATGGTTTTAAGTGAATGAAATCTTGATGTACATTTTAAACTCTAGTGTTCGCTCACCTGCTAGCAACCGTTACTCTAGTACCACTGATACTCTAAAGAGATAGATAAACATTAAACAACAATTATAGCGACATATTTGTTCACCTGCGTACTTGTGGAAGATGAAGAACGTCGAATAACATTGTCTGCATGTGTAAATAATCTCACTTACACTTACAAAAACAGCACATGACAATTAACGAGAATTGCTGATTTGTGTTAGAAAAACTCACCTTGTGGAGGAGGTGGTTGTAGTGGAAAATCACTATCGATCATACTAGCGGCTTCGTTACCATCGGGGACAGTTTCATCTTCAAGTGTACTTTTTAAAAAGAACTTAAGAGCCGTAGCTTTTGTTTTATTCTTGCTCAAAGATGGAGGGATAATGAAAGAATCTTGTGCAAGACATCTCTTGAGATAGTTGCTCCAAATTTTTCCTTTCTTCCCATACTTCTTCAACATGGTTTGCTCTGTCTTGAGTAGTAGGAACGGGTTACCAATGGCAACCACGAGTGACTGGGCTCGAGTAACAGCTGTGTTGAATGTGTGCGGATCACAGAAACTCTTGATCAGGTTACAGGTTGAGGCGTCAGAGTGGGTCGGTTCAGAGGTGCTTAGGAACAGAGCTCGGAACTCCCTACCTGTAAAGGAAATCAAATGTCTCAACTTGTGGAGTCTACATAGATAGTATACATTCCGAGAAGCTATCAGTAGAAGAGGATCTAATCCTCATTGCAaaccatatacctcgcttgcgcatgcgtaccgAGCATAAAGAAAGTTTGtgtgaacagatgatgctatgaaagattttgaagagactgcaacagccttcactgtgagtcaaactagccatcaTAACctgagaaagaagctttagtttgctaatccacgaatcgtaatccaagagaacgtggctagaagcctatagaagctgttactTTTCGTCGCATTACAACCGTTGAgtagttacagctggaacagacacacagacacacagtcagcttcgtatccctcgtgcagctacgcctcgaggcataaaaagtGTGGTTTCTATACACGGTACTACATATGTACTACTGAGAAAGCAAATTGACCCAATAATAAGAAttaaaagtacatgcatgaacagTACTATCACAATCACCTTGCATGTCGTATGTGGGTAGTCTCCTTACAGTCTTCAGTTTGCCAGACAATGCCTTTTTACGAATCAGCTGGTTGATCATCGTTAGCTAGAGAGAAAGTCATGAAGGTATAGCTATAAATCAGTGCACACGCGCAGGCAGAATCAATTCACACACGCTTTATACAGTTACTTACCTGTGGTCTTGATGGACTCATGATGCAGGTCTGAGACATGTCCTGAGGTCCCCAGCTAGCAGTAGGCCAATTCTTAGCAATGGCAAACTTGTTCACCTCATCCAGTAGGATACTCGCCTCGTCTTCATTCACATAGTCATCCTGTGTTACAAAGTGGTCCATACTAGAGCACACAAACACGAGGGGGTAGGGGTACAGGGGGTGTAGAGATGGGGGGTCACGATCAGACGGTGATATCAGGGGGGTATCGTAAAACAGGGAGGAGTGGAGCTCAAAGATGTCCGGGTGAGATCGATAGTTGGTTAAAAGTGTAGAAGTGTAGAATTGTTGACAAAGCAACTTGTATGATGAGTGCAGTCGCTCTAGTAACGAAGTAGCAAGACCACACGATGATGGGACCTCTCCAAACACTAGCATAGCTGGACCAACCTGTAAAGGGGGAGAGTACAGAGATCAataaaagcaccgcgggtgctgatgcctccgTGAATGTGCcaaaccaagggcgtatacgcccttggccAAACC contains the following coding sequences:
- the LOC135342287 gene encoding uncharacterized protein LOC135342287; amino-acid sequence: MARRRSKQAPFYGLVCKDSFEVMPWNTKLLTTQCQCSPSHKSSTVKDLIHVAVNDKDMLEKIRPLPKKLPPGKGFILCKNADRSCYQGDECTYAHGKAEQKAWNAQLSGSKIGIVNTPTSAVSGLSPAQATWAKKPPSRFRRQVSPQQQSQGRGYPRSRSESRSHSESSTHSESVGGDYQQERKVSTPTTPKQQRTVEAQRQIRVSPSHNIKNRPATGFPQQVPPRPPPVAHSGSKPQMSSPPNPKYVQPHLHSPASEPQDVRIPDVVHAPLSTENYKSKFIELLKLEEKEHQRVLDEKCNGEYDIFLYRNGTEPSALRRPSDVQYCRYGYLEDINGDQVAYATQASQGSIYIHNLDQVKICKADILRDNYSHTEDRLYIGFEAQEEQKLQHGFPAAGSRNLTQISVVVKFMLKHSYFRNLKSCISKAAEHVIQKIVPTPRTFSQKPVDIGINLRPFENLCSPDQFAALESILTCSPRGPPNIIVGPSGSGKTRILAMAASCFFTEAHVKQEPARILVCTQQQESVDNFYDHYQNLMSGKEDDVEVIILKDRGFKYFGTEENNVYKTIQSFVSDQTFLSVQQNHLVMSTCMMVRELVRDLGDRFFTHILIDEGAQMREPEAIAPLSLANPDTTKIVIAGDQHQVGPAMLVFGEVPSSCGLATSLLERLHSSYKLLCQQFYTSTLLTNYRSHPDIFELHSSLFYDTPLISPSDRDPPSLHPLYPYPLVFVCSSMDHFVTQDDYVNEDEASILLDEVNKFAIAKNWPTASWGPQDMSQTCIMSPSRPQLTMINQLIRKKALSGKLKTVRRLPTYDMQGREFRALFLSTSEPTHSDASTCNLIKSFCDPHTFNTAVTRAQSLVVAIGNPFLLLKTEQTMLKKYGKKGKIWSNYLKRCLAQDSFIIPPSLSKNKTKATALKFFLKSTLEDETVPDGNEAASMIDSDFPLQPPPPQDNVIRRSSSSTSTQSISGTRVTVASRLDEYEVKYPPIGKGGFGVVFHVKYIMDQSEYALKIIRLSDIPKKQDKVLREVMALAKLEHAHIVRYHTSWKERAPDKWAEKELWSLLKSTDSLPTPLIPVTTARGSTSTTSSSTHTTNTSTSAHVVSTDLLQVASGLTSTTSSSTRATSSPTSTHVASADFSQGAFGPTSHSSGSVVSFRDSAGSPSGRSQFEILETATIQSSIQSSLPLDPPTCLFIQTELCKKDTLSNWLLKNCEEKSRNKTEVLSFFKQILKALVYIHKEGFVHRDLKPSNIFFSRSEGNLKIGDFGLARTVAMPLGAPTGADTTHGSADGHSRGSMQAGTLLYMSPEQIKGKKCDEKSDMFALGIILFELHYIMEARYQVLSALRNLEFPLKFEDNLPNVAKIVKLLLAENPAERPPADELTKNTSLQNLSKKMRKNKDDFILKF